The proteins below are encoded in one region of Sideroxydans lithotrophicus ES-1:
- a CDS encoding DUF2946 domain-containing protein has product MLRSCRKFIAVLTLLWLPIFTGNALAASVSMLLLHGGCNETAMSQTMSDETMDMGEHPAHHDATPAPAGDHSTCGVCHLACTGYLNVPGVEISAVHTVAREITPYLVAFDSVTSTPLLPPPLVRA; this is encoded by the coding sequence ATGTTACGTTCATGCAGAAAATTCATTGCCGTGCTGACGCTGCTGTGGCTGCCGATATTTACCGGCAACGCACTGGCGGCCTCGGTGTCGATGCTGTTGCTGCATGGCGGATGCAACGAGACTGCCATGTCGCAAACCATGTCCGATGAAACAATGGACATGGGGGAACACCCTGCGCATCACGATGCGACGCCTGCCCCTGCCGGCGATCACAGCACCTGCGGAGTCTGTCATCTGGCCTGCACCGGTTACCTGAATGTACCCGGCGTTGAAATATCTGCTGTGCACACGGTCGCTCGCGAGATCACCCCCTATCTGGTCGCGTTCGACTCCGTCACTTCCACTCCCCTGCTTCCTCCACCTCTCGTTCGCGCCTGA